Proteins found in one Corynebacterium freneyi genomic segment:
- a CDS encoding VOC family protein, with protein sequence MPAFPAEFGMPVRVDLVSSAPRKSERFYRELMGWEFLASGEGEGRRVAKLMGMPVSVLFAADERDGSAASSATADQWRVNFHVDDVAGVVAKARELGADVAREPVALVDGGAMAVIVDPAGALVGLLEQPGEQAFVAAGEPGAPVWFELVAGDVADFDDVVAFYHELFGWDIAVRARTEQGVYAVAMEGGAPFAGLVAGPQVAGPEQEGSFIGWLAYLGVENIGRAVMRTQELGGEVIVPVQDTEFGPLATIADPSGATTVLCEVPLPPEDDARESDPLQNIDLSQFQ encoded by the coding sequence ATGCCCGCTTTCCCCGCCGAGTTCGGAATGCCCGTCCGCGTCGACCTGGTGTCCAGCGCGCCCCGCAAGTCGGAGCGTTTCTACCGTGAGCTCATGGGGTGGGAGTTCCTGGCCTCGGGCGAGGGCGAAGGCCGCCGCGTGGCCAAGCTGATGGGCATGCCCGTGTCGGTCCTCTTCGCCGCCGATGAGCGGGACGGTTCCGCCGCGTCATCGGCCACCGCCGACCAGTGGCGCGTGAACTTCCACGTCGATGACGTCGCCGGCGTCGTGGCGAAGGCCCGCGAGCTGGGTGCGGACGTGGCGCGCGAGCCGGTGGCGCTCGTCGACGGCGGTGCGATGGCGGTCATCGTCGACCCGGCCGGCGCGCTGGTGGGTCTGCTGGAGCAGCCCGGCGAGCAGGCGTTCGTCGCCGCCGGCGAGCCCGGCGCCCCCGTGTGGTTCGAGCTGGTCGCCGGCGACGTCGCCGACTTCGATGACGTCGTGGCCTTCTACCACGAGCTTTTCGGCTGGGACATTGCCGTGCGCGCCCGCACCGAGCAGGGCGTGTACGCCGTCGCGATGGAGGGCGGGGCACCTTTCGCCGGTCTCGTCGCCGGGCCGCAGGTCGCCGGCCCCGAGCAGGAGGGTTCCTTCATCGGGTGGTTGGCGTACCTGGGCGTGGAGAACATCGGCCGCGCCGTCATGCGCACCCAGGAGCTCGGCGGCGAGGTGATCGTGCCGGTGCAGGACACCGAGTTCGGGCCGCTGGCGACCATCGCCGACCCGTCGGGCGCGACGACGGTGCTGTGCGAGGTGCCGCTGCCGCCGGAGGACGACGCCCGCGAGTCGGATCCGCTGCAGAACATCGATCTCAGCCAGTTCCAGTAG
- a CDS encoding isocitrate/isopropylmalate family dehydrogenase produces MSTTADSDAETPAAATRPGRHRIVLLPGDGIGPEIVDACRPVLATAFPTWDFTDAPIGWECWRTGGDPVPPQTWRALESSDAALMAAITSKPAREAEAELAADLRGTGLTYRSPVLQLRQRLDLFANVRPVEDVLHDEPTRTSHAAASASPSTVSGPSSAPSSEPRFGFTVVRENTEGLYSHDFSMRGATGRDSTSAADPAMAGIWEAVAHDPTVARSTPEDTAVALRVTTGFAWRRLLRTAATLTGRAADPSLRLVTVADKPNILRESGAIIRDAVEEVAAEFPDVDFDIANADAVAMRMVTQPRSFDVIAAENLLGDMLSDLGAGLMGGLGLPSSGNIGADRAVFEPVHGSAPDIAGRGVANPAAFLLSAAMCADHLAHRSDDRNHSDDAANDLRHRATRLRAAVIATLKTNPTPDLGGTNTTSGFAGDVVARLTS; encoded by the coding sequence ATGAGCACCACCGCCGATTCAGACGCCGAAACCCCCGCGGCCGCGACTCGTCCCGGCCGCCACCGCATCGTGTTGTTGCCCGGAGACGGCATCGGCCCGGAGATCGTCGACGCCTGCCGTCCGGTTCTTGCAACGGCGTTTCCCACCTGGGACTTCACCGACGCCCCGATCGGCTGGGAGTGTTGGCGCACCGGCGGTGATCCGGTCCCGCCGCAGACGTGGCGGGCGTTGGAGTCCTCGGATGCCGCGCTGATGGCCGCGATCACCTCGAAGCCGGCTCGGGAGGCGGAGGCGGAACTCGCCGCCGACCTGCGCGGCACCGGCCTGACCTACCGTTCGCCGGTGCTGCAGCTGCGCCAGCGGCTGGACCTGTTCGCCAACGTGCGTCCGGTGGAGGATGTGCTTCACGACGAGCCGACGCGGACATCGCACGCCGCCGCATCCGCGTCACCCTCGACGGTGTCCGGCCCATCATCCGCCCCATCGTCCGAGCCGCGTTTCGGTTTCACCGTCGTCCGCGAAAACACCGAGGGGCTCTACTCGCACGACTTCTCGATGCGCGGCGCCACCGGACGCGATTCCACCTCTGCCGCGGATCCGGCGATGGCGGGGATCTGGGAGGCGGTGGCGCACGACCCGACGGTGGCCCGCTCGACCCCGGAGGACACCGCCGTCGCATTGCGCGTGACCACCGGTTTCGCGTGGCGGCGCCTGCTGCGCACCGCGGCGACACTGACCGGGCGGGCCGCCGACCCGTCGCTGCGGCTGGTGACCGTGGCCGACAAGCCAAACATCCTGCGCGAATCCGGGGCGATCATCCGCGACGCCGTCGAAGAGGTCGCCGCCGAATTCCCCGACGTGGACTTCGACATCGCCAACGCCGACGCGGTGGCCATGCGAATGGTCACACAGCCGCGCAGTTTCGACGTCATCGCCGCCGAAAACCTCCTCGGCGACATGCTCTCCGACCTGGGCGCCGGGCTGATGGGCGGGCTCGGGCTGCCGTCGTCGGGCAACATCGGCGCCGACCGCGCCGTGTTCGAACCCGTCCACGGGTCGGCGCCCGACATCGCGGGCCGCGGCGTCGCCAACCCGGCGGCGTTCCTGCTGTCGGCCGCGATGTGCGCCGACCATCTCGCGCACCGGAGCGACGACCGCAATCACAGCGACGACGCGGCCAACGACCTTCGCCACCGGGCGACTCGCCTGCGGGCGGCGGTCATTGCCACGCTGAAAACCAACCCGACGCCCGACCTCGGCGGCACGAACACCACCTCCGGGTTCGCGGGCGACGTGGTCGCCCGGCTGACGTCGTAA
- a CDS encoding thiamine biosynthesis protein: protein MKHTAATARAARARRTMLAAPTIAAVALLAACSGGDADTDAADAPADGTTTSTTSTTDTAEAATETTETAGATEAEVSANGVTVKVSPAEDIADGSEITVTLSGLNPAYGGYYLGICGDRPEGSPAPACTGDRTVPGTQAWLSNRGGTQPVPENGEASVTLTAMAAGEGVDCRTDSCTLKVFGDHSEGFEDIVDVPVTFAP from the coding sequence ATGAAGCACACCGCCGCCACCGCCCGCGCCGCCCGTGCACGCCGCACCATGCTCGCCGCCCCGACCATCGCGGCCGTCGCGCTGCTCGCCGCCTGCTCCGGCGGCGACGCGGACACCGACGCGGCCGACGCCCCCGCCGACGGCACGACCACCTCGACCACCTCGACCACCGACACGGCCGAGGCCGCCACCGAAACCACCGAAACCGCCGGCGCCACCGAAGCCGAGGTCAGCGCCAACGGCGTCACCGTGAAGGTCTCCCCCGCCGAGGACATCGCCGACGGTTCGGAGATCACCGTCACGCTGTCCGGCCTCAACCCGGCCTACGGCGGCTACTACCTGGGCATCTGCGGCGATCGCCCCGAGGGTTCGCCGGCCCCGGCGTGCACCGGCGACCGCACGGTGCCGGGCACTCAGGCGTGGCTGTCCAACCGCGGCGGAACGCAGCCGGTGCCGGAAAACGGAGAGGCGTCCGTGACGTTGACGGCCATGGCCGCCGGCGAGGGCGTCGATTGCCGCACGGATTCCTGCACCCTGAAGGTCTTCGGCGATCACTCGGAGGGTTTCGAGGACATCGTCGACGTGCCGGTGACCTTCGCGCCGTAA
- a CDS encoding heme/hemin ABC transporter substrate-binding protein, translated as MPTSLTRRPGAIATVLLCVVFIAGLAGCAGPNAGGNAGSGAGESASASADAASPAPAGHVSAQLPPEAPEVLLDDPRPTLPVTVDWDGTPVEVTSADRILTLDRAGALSRMVWALGLGDRLVGRDTATDFPGAADLPQVTPGGHTINAESILRLRPDVILTDGSIGPSRVLDTVAAAGIAVVRMPDQRTPDTIAQLAEQVATSVGLGEHGEEVGAAIVGKLDAATRAARDRADGRRMMLLYLRGTTVAMIAGPNSGASSLIERLGGVDAADGLGLDAAFTPLTPEALVKAAPDTVIVMSDGLESIGGPDGLNSLQGMAQTPAGANGSVIDVPDSQLLSFGPNTPRVIEAMADALYGKADS; from the coding sequence ATGCCGACGTCATTGACCAGGCGACCCGGCGCCATCGCCACCGTTCTTCTGTGCGTGGTGTTCATCGCCGGCCTCGCGGGATGCGCGGGTCCGAACGCGGGAGGGAACGCGGGCTCCGGCGCGGGGGAATCGGCCTCCGCGTCCGCCGACGCCGCTTCCCCGGCCCCCGCCGGCCATGTTTCGGCGCAGCTGCCGCCCGAGGCGCCGGAGGTTCTCCTCGACGACCCGCGCCCGACGCTGCCGGTCACCGTCGACTGGGACGGCACGCCGGTGGAGGTCACGTCCGCGGATCGGATCCTCACCCTCGACCGTGCGGGCGCGCTGTCGCGCATGGTGTGGGCGCTGGGACTGGGCGACCGTCTGGTCGGCCGCGACACCGCCACCGATTTCCCGGGTGCCGCGGACCTGCCGCAGGTCACTCCGGGCGGTCACACGATCAACGCGGAGTCGATCCTCAGACTGCGCCCGGACGTGATCCTCACCGATGGTTCGATAGGCCCGTCCCGGGTGCTGGACACGGTCGCCGCCGCGGGCATCGCCGTCGTCCGCATGCCCGACCAGCGCACGCCCGACACCATCGCGCAGTTGGCCGAGCAGGTCGCCACATCGGTGGGCCTGGGCGAGCACGGCGAAGAGGTCGGGGCGGCGATCGTCGGCAAGCTCGACGCCGCCACCCGCGCCGCCCGCGACCGCGCCGACGGCCGGCGCATGATGCTGCTCTACCTGCGCGGCACCACCGTCGCGATGATCGCGGGTCCGAACTCCGGCGCGTCGTCGCTCATCGAGCGACTCGGCGGCGTCGATGCGGCCGACGGCCTGGGCTTGGACGCCGCATTCACCCCGCTGACGCCGGAGGCGCTGGTCAAGGCCGCGCCGGACACGGTGATCGTCATGAGCGACGGCCTCGAATCCATCGGCGGCCCCGACGGCCTGAACTCGTTGCAGGGCATGGCGCAAACCCCCGCCGGCGCAAACGGCAGCGTCATCGACGTCCCCGACTCGCAGCTGCTGTCCTTCGGCCCCAACACCCCGCGCGTGATCGAGGCGATGGCCGACGCGCTCTACGGAAAGGCCGACTCATGA
- a CDS encoding FecCD family ABC transporter permease has protein sequence MTTVVPHSVGGRATGSGGRASASVSASNAASRRPADPAADADPVAAATEHDRIDAAARARRRRAVIVHVVLAVALVATVLWSATVGQYGTGVADSLKSIVGAGGEAGVVMWQVRLPRIALALFVGAGLAIAGVALQAVFGNPLAEPGLVGVSSGAAVGAAAVTVAGGAALPAALGATAASWATAAGAFAGGALATAVVAATARGGRDVARIILVGVAVNAVCGGLVSALTFIAEPAARDRIVFWQMGSFAGGDWTSTAIVAAATVPAAAVLWALARRLDLLGLGEAQAGHLGVDVVTLRRVVITLTALVVAVGVAFSGIIVFIGLVVPHALRLILGPGHAALLPASLLGGALVATLADLAARTLVTGADLPLGMLTSLVGGPLFFWLLLRGGRAVRR, from the coding sequence ATGACCACAGTGGTGCCCCACTCCGTCGGCGGCCGCGCCACCGGCTCCGGCGGCCGCGCCTCCGCTTCCGTCTCGGCCTCCAATGCCGCTTCACGGCGCCCCGCCGACCCCGCGGCAGACGCCGACCCCGTGGCGGCCGCCACCGAGCACGATCGCATCGACGCGGCCGCCCGGGCCAGGCGCCGCCGGGCCGTCATCGTCCACGTCGTCCTCGCGGTGGCGCTGGTGGCCACGGTCCTGTGGTCGGCGACGGTCGGCCAGTACGGCACCGGCGTGGCCGACTCGCTGAAGTCGATCGTCGGCGCCGGCGGGGAGGCCGGCGTGGTGATGTGGCAGGTTCGCCTGCCGCGCATCGCCTTGGCGCTGTTCGTCGGCGCGGGGCTGGCCATCGCCGGCGTGGCGCTGCAGGCGGTGTTCGGCAATCCGCTGGCCGAGCCGGGCCTGGTCGGCGTGTCCTCCGGCGCCGCCGTCGGGGCCGCCGCGGTGACCGTCGCCGGCGGTGCCGCGCTGCCCGCCGCCCTCGGCGCGACTGCGGCGAGCTGGGCCACCGCCGCCGGCGCCTTCGCCGGTGGCGCGCTGGCCACCGCCGTCGTCGCCGCCACCGCCCGCGGCGGCCGGGACGTCGCCCGCATCATCCTCGTCGGCGTCGCGGTCAACGCGGTGTGCGGCGGCCTTGTGTCGGCTCTGACGTTCATCGCCGAACCGGCCGCCCGCGACCGCATCGTCTTCTGGCAGATGGGCAGCTTCGCCGGCGGCGACTGGACGTCGACGGCCATCGTCGCCGCCGCCACCGTTCCCGCGGCCGCCGTGTTGTGGGCCCTGGCCCGACGCCTCGACCTGCTCGGTTTGGGGGAGGCCCAGGCCGGGCATCTGGGCGTCGACGTCGTCACGCTGCGTCGCGTCGTCATCACGTTGACGGCGCTGGTCGTGGCGGTGGGCGTGGCGTTTTCCGGCATCATCGTGTTCATCGGCCTCGTCGTCCCGCATGCGCTGCGGCTCATCCTCGGCCCCGGCCATGCGGCGCTGCTGCCGGCGTCGCTGCTCGGCGGCGCGTTGGTGGCCACGCTGGCCGATCTCGCCGCGCGCACCCTGGTCACCGGCGCCGATCTGCCGCTGGGCATGCTGACCTCCCTGGTCGGCGGCCCCCTGTTCTTCTGGCTGCTGTTGCGCGGCGGACGGGCGGTGCGGCGATGA
- a CDS encoding heme ABC transporter ATP-binding protein has product MKTPSLRDILPEIPCPADSRSRLSARGVTVRKGGRVLLDDVTVHAPRGRVTALVGPNGAGKSTLLAALSGDEAPDSGRIELDGADLHAVPIRDRARLRAVLPQSHPATVPFTAGEVIEFGRSPWGEADPELRRRVIDDCDVAHLLDRPVTVLSGGELARVHCARVLVQDTPVLLLDEPTAALDLRHAEAMLRLIGARAREGVAVVVVLHDLAAAAAHADDIVVLDGGRVVAAGAPADTLTADLIGEVYGLDVEVLADSGGNPVIVPARGRHPTPTATEHPNHRH; this is encoded by the coding sequence ATGAAGACCCCGAGCCTGCGCGACATCCTGCCCGAGATTCCGTGCCCCGCCGACTCGCGGTCGAGGCTGTCGGCGCGGGGCGTGACGGTCCGCAAGGGTGGGCGCGTCTTGCTTGACGACGTCACCGTCCACGCACCCCGCGGCCGCGTGACGGCTCTCGTCGGGCCCAATGGCGCCGGCAAATCGACGCTGCTGGCGGCGCTGTCGGGCGACGAGGCACCCGATTCCGGGCGCATCGAACTCGATGGCGCGGATCTTCACGCCGTGCCGATCCGCGACCGCGCCCGCCTGCGCGCCGTGCTGCCCCAATCTCATCCGGCGACGGTGCCGTTCACGGCGGGAGAGGTCATCGAATTCGGCCGTTCCCCCTGGGGAGAGGCGGATCCGGAGCTGCGCCGCCGCGTCATCGACGACTGCGATGTGGCGCATCTGCTCGACCGGCCCGTCACAGTCCTGTCCGGCGGGGAACTCGCCCGCGTGCACTGCGCCCGCGTGCTGGTCCAGGACACTCCGGTTCTGCTTCTCGACGAACCCACCGCCGCCCTCGACCTGCGCCACGCGGAGGCGATGCTGAGGCTCATCGGCGCCCGCGCCCGCGAGGGAGTCGCCGTCGTCGTGGTCCTCCACGACCTGGCCGCCGCCGCAGCCCACGCCGACGACATCGTCGTCCTCGACGGCGGCCGCGTCGTCGCCGCGGGAGCCCCGGCCGACACGTTGACCGCCGACCTCATCGGAGAGGTCTACGGCCTCGACGTGGAAGTCCTCGCCGACTCCGGCGGCAACCCCGTCATCGTGCCCGCACGCGGACGGCACCCCACGCCGACCGCAACCGAACACCCGAACCACCGACACTGA
- a CDS encoding heme oxygenase (biliverdin-producing), with protein MLRTTTERLTIRLREATAAVHDDAENSGFMTALLDGELTPGAAADLAGQLWFIYGALEDSVRAVADTPEGAAIADARLERHDALERDLAFLVGPRWRSSIEALPSTAAYVNRLTELGRNRDASALLAHHYVRYLGDLSGGQIIARRLRDHYDIDGDGARFYDFSAVGKIKPYRDAYRDRLDALDLRGDVRDRIVVEAVLAFRMNTALFRELNARHLPAGANAERGGSADADAHAVGDSPHRPHSA; from the coding sequence ATGCTCCGGACGACCACCGAACGACTGACCATCCGACTCCGCGAAGCCACCGCCGCCGTCCACGACGACGCCGAAAACTCCGGATTCATGACCGCCCTCCTCGACGGCGAACTCACCCCCGGCGCCGCCGCCGACCTGGCCGGGCAGCTGTGGTTCATCTACGGCGCGCTCGAGGATTCCGTGCGCGCCGTCGCAGACACCCCGGAGGGCGCCGCGATCGCCGACGCACGTCTGGAACGCCATGACGCGCTTGAACGCGACCTGGCGTTCCTGGTCGGGCCGCGGTGGCGTTCGTCGATCGAGGCGCTGCCGTCGACCGCCGCCTACGTCAACCGCCTTACCGAACTCGGCCGCAACCGCGACGCATCGGCGCTGCTGGCGCACCATTACGTCCGCTACCTCGGCGACCTGTCCGGCGGGCAGATCATCGCCCGACGGCTCCGCGACCACTACGACATCGACGGCGACGGGGCGAGGTTCTACGACTTCTCCGCCGTGGGCAAGATCAAGCCCTACCGAGACGCCTACCGCGACCGGCTCGACGCCCTGGACCTCCGCGGCGACGTCCGCGACCGCATCGTCGTCGAAGCCGTGCTGGCGTTCCGCATGAACACCGCGCTGTTCCGCGAGCTCAACGCACGGCACCTGCCGGCCGGCGCAAACGCGGAGCGAGGAGGTTCGGCCGACGCGGATGCCCACGCGGTCGGCGATTCCCCGCACCGCCCCCACTCGGCGTAG
- a CDS encoding M13 family metallopeptidase: MTDENVTTSSSDATTAASAAASATDSGATAKPVPSPADDLYRHVNGAWIDSHVIPADRAVDGAFHKLREESEKAVRAIVEDAPADSRIGVLYGGFMDEAAIEAAGIDALAPDIAAIDVDDRDDLAEALGALDRIGVTGPAAFWVEKDSSSDEAMLYLVQAGLGLPDEAYYREEAHAETLAAYRGHVESMLQLLEDSTVCAGDFEGFDGLDSFPLHDLPDAARRIVDFEMTLAEGHWDVVASRDAVRTYNLTALTDLPAGFPWARWFAQMGVGAEAGGQEAADIDRIVVMQPTYLEHLARVWRDADLDDLRLWALWRVLKARAPYLGAAFVEQNFEFYGKTLSGAEELRARWKRGVGLVEGALGQEVGKEYVARHFPPEHKERMLELVDYLLEAYRERITDLEWMTSATRERALEKLGLFKAKIGYPDKWRSYEGLELTGSLLDDVRRASAFGHDYEVAKLGKPADRDEWFATPQTVNAFYNPVVNDITFPAAILQPPFFDPDADAAANFGAIGAVIGHEIGHGFDDQGSQYDGHGNLNQWWTDADRAAFEGLTDKLVEQFDGLVPTGLRELGETGVGVNGKFTLGENIGDLGGLGIAVVAYRRWLADQGRETSVEKDPAAYRGLFLSWALVWRTAIRPEMSRQYLAIDPHSPAEFRCNVIVGDIDEFHVAFDVQPGDGMWRDPAERVTIW; the protein is encoded by the coding sequence ATGACAGACGAGAACGTGACCACGAGTTCCTCCGACGCCACGACCGCCGCCTCCGCCGCCGCCTCCGCCACCGACTCCGGGGCCACCGCCAAGCCGGTGCCCTCCCCCGCCGACGACCTGTACCGCCACGTCAACGGCGCGTGGATCGACTCGCACGTCATTCCCGCCGACCGCGCCGTCGACGGCGCGTTCCACAAGCTGCGCGAGGAATCCGAGAAGGCGGTCCGCGCGATCGTCGAGGACGCCCCGGCGGATTCGCGCATCGGCGTTCTCTACGGCGGTTTCATGGACGAAGCCGCGATCGAGGCGGCCGGCATCGATGCCCTGGCGCCCGACATCGCCGCCATCGACGTCGATGATCGCGACGATCTCGCCGAGGCGCTCGGCGCCCTCGACCGCATCGGCGTGACCGGCCCGGCGGCGTTTTGGGTGGAGAAGGACTCGTCGTCGGACGAGGCGATGCTCTACCTGGTCCAGGCCGGTCTCGGCCTGCCGGACGAGGCCTACTACCGCGAGGAGGCCCACGCCGAGACGCTCGCCGCCTACCGCGGGCACGTCGAGTCGATGCTGCAGCTGTTGGAGGATTCCACGGTCTGCGCCGGCGACTTCGAGGGCTTCGACGGCCTCGATTCCTTCCCTCTGCACGACCTGCCCGACGCCGCCCGCCGCATCGTCGACTTCGAGATGACGCTGGCCGAGGGCCATTGGGACGTCGTCGCCAGCCGTGACGCCGTGCGCACCTACAACCTCACCGCCCTGACGGACCTGCCGGCCGGGTTCCCGTGGGCACGTTGGTTCGCGCAGATGGGCGTCGGCGCCGAAGCGGGCGGCCAGGAGGCTGCGGACATCGACCGGATCGTCGTCATGCAGCCGACCTACCTCGAGCACCTGGCCCGCGTGTGGCGCGACGCCGACCTGGACGACCTGCGCCTGTGGGCCCTGTGGCGGGTGCTCAAGGCGCGAGCGCCGTACCTGGGCGCGGCGTTCGTCGAGCAGAACTTCGAGTTCTACGGCAAGACCCTGTCCGGCGCGGAGGAGCTGCGCGCCCGCTGGAAGCGCGGCGTCGGCCTCGTCGAGGGGGCGCTGGGCCAGGAGGTCGGCAAGGAGTACGTCGCCCGGCACTTCCCGCCGGAGCACAAGGAACGGATGCTCGAGCTCGTCGACTACCTCCTCGAGGCGTACCGCGAGCGCATCACCGACCTCGAGTGGATGACGTCGGCCACCCGCGAGCGCGCCCTGGAGAAGCTCGGCCTGTTCAAGGCCAAGATCGGCTACCCCGACAAGTGGCGCAGCTACGAGGGCCTCGAGTTGACCGGCTCCTTGCTTGACGACGTCCGCCGCGCGTCCGCCTTCGGCCACGACTATGAGGTGGCCAAGTTGGGCAAGCCGGCCGACCGCGACGAGTGGTTCGCCACGCCCCAGACGGTCAATGCGTTCTACAACCCGGTGGTCAACGACATCACGTTCCCCGCGGCGATCCTGCAGCCGCCGTTTTTCGACCCGGACGCCGACGCCGCCGCGAACTTCGGGGCGATCGGCGCGGTCATCGGCCACGAGATCGGCCACGGCTTCGACGACCAGGGGTCGCAGTACGACGGGCACGGCAACCTCAACCAGTGGTGGACCGACGCCGACCGCGCCGCGTTCGAGGGGTTGACGGACAAGCTGGTCGAACAGTTCGACGGCCTCGTGCCCACCGGCCTGCGCGAACTCGGCGAAACCGGGGTCGGCGTCAACGGCAAGTTCACGCTCGGCGAAAACATCGGCGACCTCGGCGGCCTGGGCATCGCCGTCGTCGCGTACCGCCGCTGGCTCGCCGACCAGGGGCGGGAGACCTCCGTGGAGAAGGACCCGGCCGCCTACCGGGGGTTGTTCCTGTCGTGGGCGCTGGTGTGGCGCACGGCGATCCGCCCGGAGATGAGCCGCCAGTACCTCGCCATCGACCCGCACTCGCCGGCGGAGTTCCGCTGCAACGTCATCGTCGGCGACATCGACGAGTTCCACGTCGCCTTCGATGTTCAGCCGGGCGACGGCATGTGGCGCGATCCCGCCGAGCGCGTGACCATCTGGTAG
- a CDS encoding PrsW family intramembrane metalloprotease: MNPPPHAGNRHWSDAAPNSRPGAVPSRNIWAFLVIVPLIAAGFAANVVSLMVFGLITPVSLGFGAVVSAAVIGLVWWLLSRSVLWRPAGAWPLLALAWGAGASFVFVISVADSMTTIATALGWEAAEASLAGAWPEEVGKSLGIALILLALPRPWNRPWDGLLVGIFVGLGFELIETIQYGASGALDDPNSDVAGLLDTWLVRSIFGPGLHVFFSGVAGFGVGVALLHPRLTTPARWAFGLGGPGAAFAMHFLWNYTWPDAWGVWWYATLWALCGVALVACWRAAKRMEKASRLAVDGAGR; encoded by the coding sequence ATGAATCCTCCGCCGCACGCCGGCAATCGTCATTGGTCGGACGCCGCCCCGAATTCCCGCCCCGGCGCGGTGCCGTCCCGCAACATCTGGGCCTTCCTCGTCATCGTGCCGCTCATCGCGGCGGGCTTTGCGGCCAACGTGGTGTCGTTGATGGTGTTCGGCCTGATCACTCCCGTGTCGCTGGGATTCGGTGCGGTGGTGTCGGCGGCGGTGATCGGCCTGGTCTGGTGGTTGCTGTCGCGCAGCGTCCTGTGGCGTCCGGCCGGTGCGTGGCCGTTGCTGGCGTTGGCGTGGGGTGCTGGGGCGTCGTTCGTGTTCGTCATCTCCGTCGCCGATTCGATGACGACCATCGCGACGGCACTGGGGTGGGAGGCCGCGGAGGCGTCGCTGGCGGGGGCGTGGCCGGAGGAGGTCGGCAAGTCGTTGGGCATCGCGCTGATCCTCCTGGCTCTGCCGCGCCCGTGGAACCGTCCGTGGGACGGCCTGCTCGTGGGCATCTTCGTGGGGTTGGGTTTCGAGCTCATCGAAACGATCCAGTACGGCGCCTCCGGAGCGCTCGACGACCCGAACTCCGACGTCGCCGGTCTGCTGGACACGTGGTTGGTCCGTTCGATCTTCGGCCCCGGCCTGCACGTGTTCTTTTCGGGCGTGGCGGGATTCGGCGTCGGGGTGGCGCTGTTGCATCCGCGCTTGACGACGCCTGCGCGGTGGGCGTTCGGCCTCGGCGGCCCGGGTGCGGCGTTCGCGATGCATTTCCTGTGGAACTACACGTGGCCGGACGCGTGGGGCGTGTGGTGGTACGCGACGCTATGGGCGCTGTGTGGTGTGGCGCTGGTCGCGTGCTGGCGTGCGGCGAAGAGGATGGAGAAGGCCTCCCGTCTCGCCGTCGACGGTGCCGGGCGGTAA